One region of Cottoperca gobio chromosome 19, fCotGob3.1, whole genome shotgun sequence genomic DNA includes:
- the chmp6b gene encoding charged multivesicular body protein 6 has protein sequence MGNLFGKKKHTRVTEQDKAILQLKQQRDKLRQYQKRINLQLEKERLLAKQLLKNGKKEKALLLLKKKRYQDKLLDKTENQIGNLERMVQDLEFVQIETKVIQGLKVGNECLKKMHEVMSVEEVERIMDETEDAIEYQRQIDDMLAGSFSQEDEDAVLAELEAITQGDVELPEVPEDELPEVPEATEEKPERDRPRKKPEREMLAA, from the exons ATGGGAAATCTTTTtggcaaaaagaaacacaccCGAGTGACAGAACAAGACAAAGCAATTTTG CAACTGAAACAGCAAAGAGATAAGCTGAGGCAGTATCAGAAGAGGATTAACCTGCAGCTGGAGAAGGAGAGACTTTTAGCCAAGCAGCTGctgaaaaatggcaaaaaaga GAAAGCACTCCTCTTGCTGAAAAAGAAGCGTTACCAGGATAAGCTTCTAGACAAGACAGAGAACCAGATCGGAAACCTGGAGCGCATG GTTCAAGACCTGGAGTTCGTCCAGATTGAAACTAAAGTCATTCAAGGGTTGAAAGTTGGAAATGAATGTCTGAAAAAAATGCACGAG GTGATGTCTGTTGAAGAAGTAGAGCGGATTATGGATGAAACGGAAGACGCCATAGAATACCAAAGG CAAATAGACGACATGCTGGCCGGCTCGTTTTCACAAGAAGATGAAGATGCTGTACTGGCTGAGCTGGAGGCCATAACTCAG GGAGACGTCGAGCTTCCAGAGGTTCCCGAAGACGAGCTTCCAGAAGTCCCAGAGGCCACAGAGGAGAAACcag AGCGGGATCGTCCCAGAAAGAAGCCAGAGCGAGAGATGCTCGCTGCATAG